One window of Oryza brachyantha chromosome 12, ObraRS2, whole genome shotgun sequence genomic DNA carries:
- the LOC102713782 gene encoding epoxide hydrolase A gives MGTAGEVRHWNADVNGISLHVADQGPADGPAVLLIHGFPELWLSWRHQMAALAARGFRALAPDLRGYGDSTAPDDPAAYTIFHIVGDVVAVLDHLGLPEVLVVGHDLGAQVAWQLCLFRPDMVRAVVTIGVPFFPRGPHPPSDAFAARDGLYIMQFQEPGRAERAFARYDVATVLKKFYSIEIDDLTAPPGVEIIDFLEARSSPLPWITEEELGQYAEKFQKSGFTGPINYYRVMDTNWRLTAPWQNAKIMVPAKFICGDKDMGLKSFGTEHFIKSGAFKSFVPNLEVVTIEGHHFLQQEQAERVNSEILSYLDRFTGEKA, from the exons ATGGGGACGGCAGGCGAGGTACGGCACTGGAATGCTGACGTCAACGGCATCTCCCTCCACGTCGCCGACCAGGGCCCCGCCGACGGCCCCGCGGTGCTCCTCATCCATGGCTTCCCGGAGCTCTGGCTCTCGTGGCGCCACCAGAtggccgcgctcgccgcccgcgGCTTCCGCGCCCTGGCACCTGACCTCCGCGGCTACGGCGACTCCACCGCCCCCGACGACCCCGCCGCCTACACCATCTTCCACATCGTCGGAGACGTCGTCGCGGTCCTCGACCACCTCGGCCTCCCCGAGGTGCTGGTGGTGGGGCACGACTTGGGCGCTCAGGTGGCGTGGCAACTCTGCCTGTTCCGGCCGGACATGGTgcgcgccgtcgtcaccaTCGGGGTTCCCTTCTTCCCCCGGGGGCCTCATCCTCCCTCGGACGCATTTGCAGCGCGAGATGGCCTATACATCATGCAGTTCCAG GAACCAGGGAGAGCTGAAAGGGCATTTGCTCGTTATGATGTTGCAACTGTCCTGAAAAAGTTCTACTCCATCGAAATCGACGACCTCACTGCTCCTCCTGGGGTGGAGATCATAGACTTCCTTGAGGCACGTTCATCGCCGCTTCCATGGATTACTGAAGAAGAACTTGGCCAGTATGCTGAAAAGTTTCAGAAGTCTGGGTTCACAGGACCCATCAACTACTACCGCGTGATGGACAC GAACTGGAGACTTACTGCACCCTGGCAAAACGCAAAAATTATGGTGCCTGCAAAGTTCATCTGTGGTGATAAGGACATGGGTCTCAAGTCCTTTGGAACTGAGCACTTTATCAAGAGCGGCGCTTTCAAGTCATTTGTTCCAAATCTTGAGGTCGTCACCATTGAAGGTCACCATTTCCTCCAGCAAGAGCAGGCCGAGAGAGTAAATTCAGAGATACTGTCCTACTTGGACAGGTTTACTGGTGAGAAGGCATGA
- the LOC102713034 gene encoding BEL1-like homeodomain protein 7, translating into MATYYSSPGSERDSQTMYSRDPGSASYPMSSALGNLLYLNNPSSGPYTEFSGILQPQQNCMEMPGSGHPSTMSQDPSARESDMLASHQGQRSFGHVKDMKNEMLMHMMDGAQGGGSELIHDDAQTGSHLEFGVLNNHSSSSVPSVQGQGLSLSLNTQMMAPSLPYWSIKPDMLTPQSYHDSLRSDDIRMKNLQSEASRAIRNSRYLKAAQELLDEVVSVWKSIKEKAQKEKAESGKADGKETDGGPKGEGVSSNPQESGANAAPELSTAEKQELQNKMAKLMAMLDEVDRKYKHYYHQMQTVVSSFDMVAGPGSAKPYTAVALQTISRHFRCLKDAINDQINVIRKKLGEEENSSGKEGKLTRLRYIDQQLRQQRAFQQYGMIPQNAWRPQRGLPENSVTILRAWLFEHFLHPYPKDSEKLMLARQTGLTRSQISNWFINARVRLWKPMIEDMYKEEIGDLEQDSNSSSDNAPRSKDKMASSEEKEDIKNSRARICETSQLSEGRTSIGTMNVGGAPIGFQNEANPDDSFMNLMLKDQRSNEADGGLLLHNTVAQHSDENARFMAYHLAELGRYGNGNVSLTLGLQHSGSNLGVPNAEPSFPGVSEDDIYNATAPLGVTVASSDYDSLNQMDQRQRFEHSPLLHDFVA; encoded by the exons ATGGCTACTTATTATTCAAGCCCTGGTAGTGAAAGAGACTCGCAGACCATGTACTCAAGAGACCCAGGCAGTGCATCCTATCCTATGTCCTCGGCTCTAGGGAACTTGCTCTATCTGAACAATCCGTCTTCTGGACCTTACACGGAGTTCAGCGGCATTCTGCAGCCTCAGCAGAATTGCATGGAGATGCCTGGCTCTGGCCATCCTTCAACAATGTCCCAAGACCCTTCTGCAAGGGAGTCCGACATGCTTGCTTCCCACCAGGGGCAACGCTCTTTCGGCCATGTCAAAGATATGAAAAATGAGATGTTGATGCATATGATGGATGGAGCACAAGGTGGTGGCTCTGAGCTCATCCATGATGATGCCCAAACTGGTTCACATCTTGAGTTTGGTGTTCTGAATAACCACAGCTCATCAAGTGTCCCATCAGTACAAGGCCAAGGGTTATCTCTGAGCCTGAACACACAAATGATGGCGCCTTCCTTACCATACTGGTCTATAAAGCCAGACATGTTAACGCCGCAGTCTTACCATGACAGCCTTAGAAGCGATGACATACGCATGAAGAATTTGCAGTCTGAAGCTTCTCGCGCAATCCGGAACTCAAGGTATCTGAAGGCAGCACAAGAACTTCTTGATGAGGTTGTGAGTGTTTGGAAGagcataaaagaaaaggctcaGAAAGAGAAGGCTGAATCAGGAAAAGCAGATGGCAAAGAAACTGATGGAGGGCCAAAAGGTGAGGGTGTGTCTTCTAATCCACAAGAATCTGGCGCTAATGCAGCACCTGAGCTTTCCACTGCTGAGAAGCAAGAGCTTCAGAACAAAATGGCAAAACTGATGGCAATGCTGGATGAG gTGGACCGGAAATACAAGCACTACTACCACCAAATGCAAACTGTGGTTTCATCCTTTGATATGGTAGCTGGGCCAGGATCTGCGAAGCCTTACACAGCAGTTGCTCTTCAGACAATCTCACGGCACTTCCGGTGCCTGAAGGATGCTATCAATGATCAGATCAATGTTATCAGGAAAAAGCTAGGCGAGGAAGAAAATTCATCTGGCAAGGAGGGCAAATTAACTCGCCTCCGGTACATCGATCAGCAGCTCAGGCAACAACGTGCTTTCCAACAATATGGTATGATTCCACAAAACGCATGGCGACCAcagaggggactgcctgaaAACTCCGTTACAATTCTCCGAGCTTGGCTTTTTGAACACTTCCTTCATCC GTACCCAAAAGATTCTGAGAAGTTAATGCTTGCGAGGCAGACTGGCCTGACTAGGAGTCAG ATATCGAACTGGTTCATAAATGCCCGTGTCCGCCTTTGGAAACCAATGATCGAAGACATGTACAAAGAAGAGATTGGCGATTTAGAGCAAGACTCCAACTCTTCTTCTGACAATGCACCAAGAAGTAAGGATAAAATGGCATCTtcagaagaaaaggaagacaTCAAAAACTCCAGGGCACGGATTTGCGAAACAAGCCAACTGAGCGAGGGGAGAACCAGCATTGGAACAATGAATGTTGGCGGAGCGCCTATTGGCTTCCAGAACGAGGCCAACCCTGATGACAGCTTCATGAACCTGATGCTGAAGGACCAGCGATCGAATGAAGCAGatggcggcctcctcctccacaacACTGTCGCGCAGCACTCAGACGAGAATGCCCGGTTCATGGCCTATCACTTGGCTGAGCTTGGGAGATACGGCAATGGCAATGTGTCGCTGACGCTGGGCTTGCAGCACTCCGGCAGCAACCTCGGCGTCCCTAATGCCGAGCCAAGCTTCCCAGGTGTTAGTGAGGACGACATCTACAATGCTACTGCTCCTCTCGGTGTCACTGTCGCTTCTTCAGACTACGATTCACTGAATCAGATGGATCAGCGGCAACGGTTTGAGCACTCACCTCTTCTGCATGACTTTGTGGCCTGA